The following are from one region of the Salvia hispanica cultivar TCC Black 2014 chromosome 1, UniMelb_Shisp_WGS_1.0, whole genome shotgun sequence genome:
- the LOC125214400 gene encoding methionine aminopeptidase 1D, chloroplastic/mitochondrial-like isoform X2, with amino-acid sequence MAAATSIQPRLISTFLGDCRFLPSHSIHRLFRFNPGREHVSMKMSRTFSGLTNLLFNRGNNEEFADSKRQRLKPGTVSPTRPVPDNIPKPPYVKSRKPPGIASGPEIHNEKGIACMRASGRLAAQVLQHAGTLVKPGITTDEIDQAVHQMIIDNGAYPSPLGYGGFPKSVCTSVNECICHGIPDSRALQDGDIINIDVTVYLNGYHGDTSATFFVGEVSEEAISLVKVTKECLDKAISICAPGVEFKQIGKTIHDHADEHGYGVVQQFVGHGVGRVFHSAPVVLHYRNNDRGRMVLNQTFTIEPMLTLGSINPIMWDDEWTVVTEDGSLSAQFEHTILVTKDGAEILTQC; translated from the exons ATGGCGGCGGCCACTTCAATTCAACCTCGCTTAATATCCACCTTCCTTGGAGACTGCCGCTTTCTTCCCTCCCATTCAATCCACCGTCTCTTTCGTTTCAATCCAG GAAGGGAACATGTTTCAATGAAAATGTCAAGGACGTTCTCTGGATTgaccaatttattatttaacagAGG AAACAATGAAGAATTTGCTGATAGCAAAAGGCAACGTTTAAAACCCGGTACAGTATCTCCCACTCGGCCAGTCCCCGATAACATACCAAAACCTCCTTATGTGAAATCTAGAAAACCACCTGGAATTGCTAGTGGGCCTGAAATACACAACGAGAAAGGGATAGCATGCATGAGAGCCTCAGGGAGGCTTGCTGCACAAGTTCTTCAGCATGCTGGAACTCTAGTGAAG CCAGGCATCACAACAGATGAAATTGACCAAGCAGTTCATCAAATGATTATTGACAATGGAGCATATCCATCTCCCCTTGGTTATGGTGGGTTTCCAAAGAGTGTATGCACATCAGTGAATGAGTGCATTTGCCATGGTATTCCAGATTCACGGGCCCTTCAG GATGGTGACATTATCAACATTGATGTTACAGTTTATCTTAAT GGTTATCATGGTGATACATCTGCAACATTTTTTGTTGGAGAAGTCAGTGAGGAGGCCATAAGCTTAGTTAAG GTGACCAAAGAATGCCTTGACAAGGCAATATCAATATGTGCACCAGGAGTCGAATTTAAACAAATTGGCAAGACAATACA tgaCCATGCAGATGAACATGGTTATGGAGTTGTCCAGCAGTTCGTTGGCCATGGAGTTGGAAGAGTTTTCCACAGTGCTCCTGTGGTTCTTCATTACA GGAATAATGATCGTGGACGTATGGTTCTAAACCAAACCTTCACCATCG AACCAATGTTGACACTGGGAAGCATCAACCCGATAATGTGGGACGACGAATGGACAGTTGTAACAGAGGATGGCAGCCTCTCAGCTCAGTTCGAGCACACCATCTTAGTAACCAAGGATGGCGCAGAGATATTAACTCAATGCTGA
- the LOC125214400 gene encoding methionine aminopeptidase 1D, chloroplastic/mitochondrial-like isoform X1 encodes MAAATSIQPRLISTFLGDCRFLPSHSIHRLFRFNPGREHVSMKMSRTFSGLTNLLFNRGRNNEEFADSKRQRLKPGTVSPTRPVPDNIPKPPYVKSRKPPGIASGPEIHNEKGIACMRASGRLAAQVLQHAGTLVKPGITTDEIDQAVHQMIIDNGAYPSPLGYGGFPKSVCTSVNECICHGIPDSRALQDGDIINIDVTVYLNGYHGDTSATFFVGEVSEEAISLVKVTKECLDKAISICAPGVEFKQIGKTIHDHADEHGYGVVQQFVGHGVGRVFHSAPVVLHYRNNDRGRMVLNQTFTIEPMLTLGSINPIMWDDEWTVVTEDGSLSAQFEHTILVTKDGAEILTQC; translated from the exons ATGGCGGCGGCCACTTCAATTCAACCTCGCTTAATATCCACCTTCCTTGGAGACTGCCGCTTTCTTCCCTCCCATTCAATCCACCGTCTCTTTCGTTTCAATCCAG GAAGGGAACATGTTTCAATGAAAATGTCAAGGACGTTCTCTGGATTgaccaatttattatttaacagAGG CAGAAACAATGAAGAATTTGCTGATAGCAAAAGGCAACGTTTAAAACCCGGTACAGTATCTCCCACTCGGCCAGTCCCCGATAACATACCAAAACCTCCTTATGTGAAATCTAGAAAACCACCTGGAATTGCTAGTGGGCCTGAAATACACAACGAGAAAGGGATAGCATGCATGAGAGCCTCAGGGAGGCTTGCTGCACAAGTTCTTCAGCATGCTGGAACTCTAGTGAAG CCAGGCATCACAACAGATGAAATTGACCAAGCAGTTCATCAAATGATTATTGACAATGGAGCATATCCATCTCCCCTTGGTTATGGTGGGTTTCCAAAGAGTGTATGCACATCAGTGAATGAGTGCATTTGCCATGGTATTCCAGATTCACGGGCCCTTCAG GATGGTGACATTATCAACATTGATGTTACAGTTTATCTTAAT GGTTATCATGGTGATACATCTGCAACATTTTTTGTTGGAGAAGTCAGTGAGGAGGCCATAAGCTTAGTTAAG GTGACCAAAGAATGCCTTGACAAGGCAATATCAATATGTGCACCAGGAGTCGAATTTAAACAAATTGGCAAGACAATACA tgaCCATGCAGATGAACATGGTTATGGAGTTGTCCAGCAGTTCGTTGGCCATGGAGTTGGAAGAGTTTTCCACAGTGCTCCTGTGGTTCTTCATTACA GGAATAATGATCGTGGACGTATGGTTCTAAACCAAACCTTCACCATCG AACCAATGTTGACACTGGGAAGCATCAACCCGATAATGTGGGACGACGAATGGACAGTTGTAACAGAGGATGGCAGCCTCTCAGCTCAGTTCGAGCACACCATCTTAGTAACCAAGGATGGCGCAGAGATATTAACTCAATGCTGA